From one Eucalyptus grandis isolate ANBG69807.140 chromosome 9, ASM1654582v1, whole genome shotgun sequence genomic stretch:
- the LOC104419823 gene encoding agglutinin: MSSTLLPSTAIRGHMGQLARRKGSFSVFHKLMERSLVFMEGPFGNGKNRWDDGKHADIRQIVVVSGSAIESVSFAYEEGPPFRHGTTHGGKRNTINLDWLTEVLISVSGYIVNDFGSTVIHSLTFQSNKRTYGPFGTETGRKFSFPATGEKIIGFYGSSGSHLEFLGAYLEPISHLYLIKCVGPFGGQGGHSWDDGKINGVKKIKMMLEDDVNYISFDYDDNGESICSSAHGNEDGSSIHMVDLNYPHEFLTSLSGYIRHDCSVIQSLTFESNKRRLGPFGKEEGNFFGCALTCNKIIGFHGRSGIQLDALGVYFEPISDLCLLKSIGPFGGEGGDPWDDGHSTGVRKIIVKCGLVIDSIAVEYVKNGSVVQGPRHGGDGGHLTHEIKLNYPGEYLTSFSGHFESYRGQIIIRSLTFQSNEITYGPFGQEIGNYFYFPSIGKKIVGFHGRPRRWVDSLGAHFEP, encoded by the exons ATGTCATCAACTCTCTTACCTTCCACAGCAATAAGAGGGCACATGGGCCAATTGGCGAGGAGAAAGGGAAGTTTTTCAGTTTTCCACAAGTTAATGGAAAGATCATTGGTTTTCATGGAAG GGCCATTTGGAAATGGGAAAAACCGATGGGATGATGGCAAGCATGCAGATATCAGACAAATTGTTGTAGTCTCTGGCTCTGCAATTGAATCTGTTAGTTTTGCCTATGAGGAGGGTCCTCCTTTCAGACACGGTACAACTCATGGTGGCAAAAGAAACACG ATAAATCTAGACTGGCTAACTGAAGTTCTTATTTCAGTTTCGGGATATATTGTGAATGATTTTGGTTCTACTGTCATCCATTCACTCACATTCCAAAGCAATAAAAGGACATATGGACCATTCGGCACTGAAACCGGAAGGAAGTTTTCATTTCCAGCAACTGGTGAAAAGATTATTGGATTCTATGGGAGTTCTGGTTCCCATCTTGAATTTCTAGGAGCATATTTGGAACCAATCTCTCATCTATACCTGATCAAGTGTGTTGGACCATTTGGGGGCCAAGGTGGACACTCTTGGGATGATGGAAAAATCAATggagtaaagaaaataaagatgatGTTAGAAGATGATGTCAACTACATCTCGTTTGACTATGATGATAATGGTGAATCTATTTGCTCCTCTGCACATGGTAACGAAGACGGAAGTAGTATCCATATG GTTGACTTGAATTACCCTCATGAGTTCTTGACCTCGCTATCAGGATATATCAGACATGACTGTTCTGTTATTCAATCACTCACGTTCGAAAGCAATAAAAGAAGGCTTGGACCTTTTGGTAAGGAAGAAGGGAACTTTTTTGGCTGTGCATTGACATGCAACAAGATAATTGGCTTTCACGGAAGGTCTGGTATCCAGCTTGATGCGCTGGGAGTCTACTTTGAACCAATTTCTGATCTTTGTCTCTTGAAATCCATTGGGCCATTTGGAGGAGAAGGTGGCGATCCATGGGACGATGGACATAGCACAGGTGtgagaaaaataattgtaaaatgtgGATTAGTTATTGACTCCATTGCTGTTGAGTACGTCAAGAATGGGTCTGTGGTTCAGGGCCCTAGACATGGTGGAGATGGAGGACATCTAACGCATGAG ATTAAACTTAATTATCCTGGAGAATACTTGACATCATTTTCTGGTCACTTTGAATCTTATCGGGGGCAGATTATTATTCGCTCCCTCACATTTCAGAGCAATGAAATAACTTATGGGCCATTTGGTCAGGAGATTGGGAACtacttttattttccatcaatcGGTAAAAAGATCGTCGGGTTTCATGGGCGGCCTAGACGTTGGGTTGATTCACTTGGAGCACATTTTGAGCCTTGA
- the LOC120286271 gene encoding probable protein S-acyltransferase 23 — translation MASSEIEVTESPGAATAQDPPGEAAAAVVDVFSASAYGDLEQLRRFVEQGGASLSTPDANGYYALQWAALNNFADVVQYIIENGGNVNATDNLKQTALHWAAVRGSVAVADVLLQNGAWVEAADINGYRVLVDSPHLSFKIIVILILFTFR, via the exons ATGGCTTCGTCGGAGATCGAAGTCACCGAGTCCCCCGGAGCGGCGACCGCCCAAGACCCTCCCGGCGAAGCGGCGGCGGCCGTCGTCGACGTGTTCTCCGCCTCCGCGTACGGCGATTTGGAGCAACTGAGGAGGTTCGTGGAGCAAGGAGGCGCCTCCCTCTCGACCCCCGACGCTAACGGGTACTACGCTCTCCAGTGGGCCGCCCTCAACAACTTCGCCGACGTCGTCCAGTACATCATCGAG AATGGAGGTAATGTGAATGCGACGGACAACTTGAAGCAGACCGCACTGCATTGGGCTGCCGTTCGGGGATCCGTTGCGGTTGCGGATGTGCTTTTGCAAAATGGAGCTTGGGTAGAGGCAGCTGATATAAATGGGTATCGGGTACTTGTTGATTCTCCACATCTTTCTTTTAAGATAATtgttattcttattttatttactttccgTTAG